In Acidobacteriota bacterium, the sequence CGTGCTTGCCATTTCGTACATGGTGGACGCCCCATTACTGGCGCGGCTCGGATCAGTTGTGGCGATGTTCCGACTAATCCCCAATCCCTAAAACCCAACCCCCGCTCCCTCACGGTCGCGGCACTGTCACGCGCAAATTACTTCGTCCAAAAATGATTCGGGTCATAGTCGCGGATGACCTTCAGCTCGCGCGCGTTGGGCGGTTTGGTCTCACGTGTTTTCTTCAAAGTGCGCAAGGGCCAGCCGGTGTTGGCCAGCACGTCATTCACGGCGACGCCGGGGTGTGTCGAGTCGAGATAGGCCTCGCCGGAATCGTCGAAGCGCAGCACGGCTTTGGTGGTGATCACCGCCGAAGGGCCGCCCTGCTTCAGGCGGGGATGCTCACGCCAAGGACCGTTGCCGGGGCTGGTGATGTAATTCACGCGCTCGGGTAGGCGCTCCTTCTCATGCGCCATCAGCGCGACAAAGCGATGGGCGAGGGTGGCGATGTCGCAGGCGCCGCCGCTGCCCGGCAGCCGGACGTACTTCTTGTCGGCTCCCGATCCCGACTCGACCTCGGTCGAGTTCAGGTTGCCGTGCTTGTCCACCTCCGCCGCGCCGAGGAATCCGAGGCTGACGCGGCCCTGTTGCAGCAGCGCCATGCACTCGAGCATGGTCATGCAGGCCAGCGCGCCGGTGATGTTCGGCCCGTCCGACATGGTCATGATGAGCTTCGAGGCCGGAGTGCGGCGCAGCACGCCATTCTCGAAGACGCCGATGGCGTTGGGCGCGTGCGTGTTCTTGGCGACGACATAGGCGATCAGCGGCAAGCGCATCCCGACAAAGACCACGTCGCCGTCATGAATCTCGCGCGCCGCCGCCACCACCATCAATTCCGATAAAGTGTAATCCGCCATGCGTGGGTTGAGCCTCCGTGGAATGCGAGTGCGCGAACATGAAGGAGTACCGCAAACCACGTGCCATTGTCAATTTGCGGGAGGAGACAGAAGTCAGAAGACAGAAGTCAGAATGGAAAGGACGGATAAGCGCCGCGTGCGTGACAGAGCCGCGACCGGAAGGGAGCGGTGGCGTGCATCCACACAATTTCCATAGTGCGCATTCCGGCTATGTTGCTTCCGAATCCGTATTGCACTTCACGCCACCGCTCCCTCCCGGTCGCGGCTCTGTCACGCATTACCGGCTGAGCAGCGGGAAGCGCTCGGGGTGCTCGATGGATTCCACCGATCGGACAATCCACAATCAAGAAACCCCCAACGTGGCGGTGCGCCACTTCCATCTGTTGCCTGGGATTGGACGGATTGCGGGAGTAGAATCTTGCGTTATGAAATGGATCAACAGTTGCGGTATGCTTCTGGCGCGGATCATGACGCATGTTTCTGAGCTTGCCATCGGAGATTCGACAATCCACAATCAAGAAACCCCCAACGTGGCGGCCTGTGCCAACCCATTCTTCATGGATCGGCACGCGGGTCCGGAAAGACCGAGGAGACGATTGAAGTTTCGAAATGAGAGCCGTCCGTGGACCGTCTGTTTCAGCCTGATGATGGTTGCTGAAATCGTCCAACTGCTCCTCGTCCCGAATCTTGCGGCAGCGCAATTGCCTCCGAGTTCCAGCACCGGCACGCATGGTCAGCGGACACTGAATGCCCGGCGCACCGAGCTGGCGGTGCGAATTGACGGCGAACTGAATGAAGAAGCCTGGGGCCAAGCGGCGGTTTCCTTGAATTTTACGCAGCAGGAACCCCGCGAAGGCGAGCCCTCCTCGGAACGAACCGACCTGCTGGTTCTCTACACCACCACCACACTCTACATTGGGGTGATTTGCCACGACTCGGACCCCTCGGCCATCCGCGCCACCGAACGCCGTCGCGACGACGGCTTCGGCGAGGACGACCGCGTTTCGGTCATTC encodes:
- a CDS encoding CoA-transferase, with translation MADYTLSELMVVAAAREIHDGDVVFVGMRLPLIAYVVAKNTHAPNAIGVFENGVLRRTPASKLIMTMSDGPNITGALACMTMLECMALLQQGRVSLGFLGAAEVDKHGNLNSTEVESGSGADKKYVRLPGSGGACDIATLAHRFVALMAHEKERLPERVNYITSPGNGPWREHPRLKQGGPSAVITTKAVLRFDDSGEAYLDSTHPGVAVNDVLANTGWPLRTLKKTRETKPPNARELKVIRDYDPNHFWTK